In one window of Cupriavidus necator N-1 DNA:
- the ypfJ gene encoding KPN_02809 family neutral zinc metallopeptidase, producing the protein MRLDDEAESQNVEDRRGGFGGGFGAGPKTIGIGTIVIALAASYFFGIDPMLIMQGASVLQGSGPQQQQQHQVNRPPATDQMTVFTRKVLGNTERTWQHIFETQLNRRYAPPTLVLFSGATPTACGTGQSAMGPFYCPGDQKVYIDLAFYDELRQRFGASGDFAQAYVIAHEIGHHVQNLLGVSDKVDSARRRMGEAQANQLSVRMELQADCLAGVWAATAQRANQQLLEPGDVEEGLKAAAAIGDDRLQRQSQGYVVPEAFTHGSSEQRVRWLRRGIESGDIRKCDTFASRDL; encoded by the coding sequence ATGCGCCTAGATGACGAAGCCGAAAGCCAGAACGTTGAAGACCGCCGCGGCGGATTCGGCGGCGGGTTCGGCGCCGGGCCAAAGACCATTGGCATCGGCACGATCGTCATCGCACTGGCAGCGTCCTATTTCTTCGGCATCGACCCGATGCTGATCATGCAGGGCGCCTCGGTGCTGCAAGGCTCCGGCCCGCAGCAGCAGCAACAGCATCAGGTGAACCGCCCGCCGGCGACGGATCAGATGACGGTGTTCACGCGCAAGGTGCTGGGCAATACCGAGCGCACCTGGCAACACATCTTTGAAACCCAGCTGAACCGCCGCTATGCACCCCCCACGCTGGTGCTGTTCTCCGGCGCCACGCCCACGGCCTGCGGCACCGGCCAGTCGGCGATGGGCCCGTTCTACTGCCCCGGCGACCAGAAGGTCTATATCGACCTGGCTTTCTATGACGAGCTGCGCCAGCGCTTCGGCGCCAGCGGCGACTTTGCCCAGGCCTATGTGATCGCGCACGAGATCGGCCATCATGTGCAGAACCTGCTGGGCGTATCGGACAAGGTCGACAGCGCGCGCCGCCGCATGGGCGAGGCGCAGGCCAACCAGCTGTCGGTGCGCATGGAACTGCAGGCCGACTGCCTGGCGGGTGTCTGGGCCGCCACCGCGCAGCGCGCCAACCAGCAGCTGCTGGAGCCTGGCGATGTCGAAGAAGGCCTGAAGGCCGCCGCCGCGATCGGTGACGACCGTCTGCAGCGCCAGTCGCAGGGCTATGTCGTGCCGGAGGCCTTTACCCACGGCTCCAGCGAGCAGCGCGTGCGCTGGCTGCGGCGCGGCATTGAGTCCGGCGATATCCGCAAGTGCGATACCTTCGCCTCGCGCGACCTGTAA
- a CDS encoding DUF1294 domain-containing protein encodes MPEPAPGSAPRLPPERTDGGRPQVFAYTCCLIPTLGKDMRKAGRIKSWHAEKGFGFINVHADTKDVFFHITALQTRAVTPKPGDRVSFVLSRGKDGRIQALDVAIAGAPRQAEEASWLPALAGLAAVVVITACALGGYLPRQVGIASLLASIIAFLAYAEDKARARRDAWRIPEAHLHLLALCGGWPGALAAQHLLRHKNRKAAFQAIFWGTVGLNIGAMVLWKTALAA; translated from the coding sequence ATGCCGGAGCCCGCGCCGGGAAGCGCCCCCCGGCTCCCGCCGGAACGAACTGACGGTGGCCGGCCGCAGGTCTTCGCCTACACTTGCTGCCTCATACCAACACTCGGCAAAGATATGCGAAAAGCGGGTCGCATCAAATCGTGGCATGCCGAGAAGGGTTTCGGCTTCATCAACGTCCATGCGGACACGAAAGATGTCTTCTTCCACATCACGGCATTGCAAACGCGCGCCGTGACGCCCAAGCCCGGCGACCGAGTCAGCTTCGTACTCTCCAGGGGGAAGGATGGCCGGATACAGGCGCTTGACGTCGCCATCGCCGGCGCGCCCAGGCAGGCCGAAGAGGCAAGCTGGCTGCCAGCGCTGGCCGGCCTCGCGGCCGTGGTGGTCATCACCGCCTGCGCCCTCGGTGGCTACCTGCCCCGGCAGGTCGGCATCGCCAGCCTCCTCGCCAGCATCATCGCGTTCCTTGCCTACGCGGAGGACAAGGCGCGCGCCCGCCGCGACGCATGGCGCATCCCTGAAGCCCATCTGCACCTGCTCGCACTCTGCGGCGGCTGGCCAGGCGCGCTGGCCGCCCAACATCTGCTTCGGCACAAGAACCGCAAGGCGGCGTTCCAGGCAATTTTCTGGGGAACCGTCGGGCTGAACATCGGCGCGATGGTGCTATGGAAGACCGCCCTGGCTGCATGA
- the arfB gene encoding alternative ribosome rescue aminoacyl-tRNA hydrolase ArfB — translation MTDDLVIPHHEYLITAIRAQGAGGQNINKVSNAVHLRYDVHASSLAPDHKERLLALHDHRITRDGVVVIKAQQFRSLDQNRDEAVRRLHELVRSVATPPRVRRPTRPTLASRRRRLDSKSQRGQVKSLRGRVFE, via the coding sequence ATGACCGACGACCTAGTCATCCCCCATCACGAATACCTGATCACGGCGATTCGGGCGCAGGGTGCGGGAGGCCAGAACATCAACAAGGTGTCCAATGCCGTGCACCTGCGCTACGACGTGCATGCCTCCTCGCTCGCGCCCGACCACAAGGAGCGCCTGCTGGCGCTGCATGACCACCGCATCACGCGCGACGGCGTGGTGGTGATCAAGGCGCAGCAGTTCCGCAGCCTCGACCAGAACCGCGACGAAGCGGTGCGGCGGCTGCACGAACTGGTGCGCAGCGTGGCCACGCCGCCGCGCGTGCGCCGGCCCACGCGGCCGACGCTGGCCTCGCGCCGGCGCCGGCTGGACAGCAAGAGCCAGCGCGGCCAGGTCAAGTCGCTGCGCGGCCGGGTGTTCGAATAG
- a CDS encoding multidrug efflux RND transporter permease subunit has product MASFFLKRPAFAWVLAILTVVAGLVALNRIPIAQYPAVAPPTVIIYADYPGASARTVEDRVTAVLEQQMHGIPGLLYLDSSSEGGTATVTLGFRQGTDPQLAQVNVRNRVAQAEPLLPEAVRRGGVYVDQASSSAFMYVSLVSGRGQLDETALGDFAAGSVLPLLRRLPGIGKAEPYGAEYALRIWFDPDKLHAFNLTTAEVEAAIRARNGNVTPGQLGAAPAVPGQPFQAIVRPPAPLSDAQAFGRIVVRAATDGSAVLLRDVARVELAASDYRYGSTLNTRNAASIGLKLADGANVLQTSRTVRAALDAASKGFPGDVRYEISYDGATFVQASISRVVLTLVEATVLVFLILYLFLGNLRATLIPCIVVPVSLLGTVACLYALGLSLNVITLFGVVLAIGILVDDAIVVVENVERIMRTDGVGAMEAAARSMREVSGALVAVTLVLCAVFVPMAFFGSAVGVIYRHFAVTLAVSIAFSLFFALTLAPAMCASLLRHSAAPARGPLAWFDARFAAFTGRYAGWVQALQRRRLRWLAVYLALTLACGYALWKMPSGFLPEEDTGEIVVDVELPAGSTQADTRRLVAGLEQWMRDQHYPVHSSFAVLGWSSGGSGEQRASLFIGLTDWKARGRKHTAQAVLERLSAGLETWPGRGAAQLFAYNSSALPELGSIGGLDMRLVARQPVGREALFAARDKLLERARQDPVLGEVRATTGQPVPALDLKIDYRKAEAFGVDADTVHHTLSATLGSRYIDEVAREGRVRRVILQADAPFRMRPDQLARVHVRNAQGAMVSLAAFASLEWGRGEVTLERFDGFSSVRINAEVAPGYTTGAAMTRLAELVRELGPEYDVRWTGRAFEQEQTGTQAPWLFALSLLFIFLCLVALYESWTLPLAVIAIVPTGLMGAAAAIWLRGMPNDVYFKVGVVVIMGLAAKNAILIVEYAEQLRRSGAGTMGAVEAATRAARQRLRPVVMTSLAFVLGVVPLAISTGPGAGAQQAVGTGVLGGMLGATVLGTLAVPLLYAAIARRLPRAQPEPGHDATATQPPSA; this is encoded by the coding sequence ATGGCGTCGTTTTTTCTGAAGCGCCCGGCGTTTGCCTGGGTGCTGGCCATCCTGACCGTGGTAGCGGGCCTGGTGGCCCTGAACCGCATCCCCATCGCCCAGTACCCGGCGGTGGCGCCGCCCACGGTGATCATCTATGCCGATTACCCGGGTGCGTCCGCGCGCACGGTGGAGGACCGCGTCACCGCGGTGCTGGAGCAGCAGATGCATGGCATCCCCGGCCTGCTTTACCTGGATTCCAGCAGCGAGGGCGGCACCGCCACGGTGACGCTGGGCTTCCGCCAGGGCACCGACCCGCAGCTGGCGCAGGTCAACGTGCGCAACCGCGTGGCGCAGGCCGAGCCCTTGCTGCCCGAGGCGGTGCGCCGCGGCGGCGTCTATGTCGACCAGGCCAGCAGCAGCGCCTTCATGTACGTGTCGCTGGTGTCCGGCAGGGGGCAGCTGGACGAGACCGCGCTGGGCGACTTTGCCGCCGGCTCGGTGCTGCCGCTCCTGCGCCGCCTGCCCGGCATCGGCAAGGCCGAACCGTATGGCGCCGAATACGCGCTGCGGATCTGGTTCGATCCCGACAAGCTGCATGCCTTCAACCTGACCACGGCCGAGGTCGAGGCCGCCATCCGCGCGCGCAACGGCAACGTGACGCCGGGCCAGCTGGGCGCCGCGCCTGCGGTGCCGGGACAGCCGTTCCAGGCGATCGTGCGCCCGCCCGCGCCGCTGAGCGATGCACAGGCGTTCGGGCGCATCGTGGTGCGCGCGGCCACCGACGGCTCCGCCGTGCTGCTGCGCGACGTGGCGCGGGTGGAGCTGGCCGCCAGCGACTATCGCTACGGCTCCACGCTCAACACGCGCAATGCCGCGTCGATCGGGCTGAAGCTGGCCGACGGTGCCAACGTGCTGCAGACCTCGCGCACCGTGCGCGCGGCGCTCGATGCCGCCAGCAAGGGCTTTCCGGGCGACGTGCGCTATGAGATCTCTTACGACGGCGCCACCTTCGTGCAGGCGTCGATCTCGCGTGTGGTGCTGACGCTGGTCGAAGCCACGGTGCTGGTGTTCCTGATCCTGTACCTGTTCCTGGGCAACCTGCGCGCGACGCTGATCCCATGCATCGTGGTGCCGGTATCGCTGCTGGGCACGGTCGCCTGCCTGTACGCGCTGGGGCTGTCGCTGAACGTGATCACGCTGTTTGGCGTGGTGCTGGCGATCGGCATCCTGGTGGACGACGCCATCGTGGTGGTCGAGAACGTCGAGCGCATCATGCGCACCGACGGCGTGGGCGCGATGGAGGCCGCGGCGCGCTCGATGCGCGAGGTCTCGGGCGCGCTGGTGGCGGTGACGCTGGTGCTGTGCGCGGTGTTCGTGCCGATGGCGTTCTTCGGCAGCGCGGTGGGCGTGATCTACCGGCACTTTGCGGTGACGCTGGCGGTGTCGATCGCGTTCTCGCTGTTCTTTGCGCTGACGCTGGCGCCGGCCATGTGCGCCAGCCTGCTGCGCCACAGCGCGGCGCCGGCGCGCGGGCCGCTGGCCTGGTTCGATGCGCGCTTTGCCGCCTTCACCGGGCGCTATGCCGGCTGGGTGCAGGCGCTGCAGCGCAGGCGGCTGCGCTGGCTGGCGGTCTACCTGGCGTTGACGCTGGCATGCGGCTACGCCTTGTGGAAGATGCCCAGCGGCTTCCTGCCGGAAGAGGATACCGGCGAGATCGTGGTCGATGTCGAGCTGCCCGCCGGCAGCACGCAGGCCGACACGCGCCGGCTGGTTGCCGGGCTGGAACAGTGGATGCGCGACCAGCACTACCCGGTGCATTCGAGCTTTGCCGTGCTGGGCTGGTCCAGCGGCGGCAGCGGCGAGCAGCGCGCCAGCCTGTTTATCGGCCTGACCGACTGGAAGGCGCGCGGGCGCAAGCACACGGCCCAGGCCGTGCTGGAGCGGCTGTCGGCCGGGCTGGAAACCTGGCCGGGACGCGGCGCGGCGCAGCTGTTTGCGTACAACAGCTCGGCGCTGCCCGAACTGGGCAGCATCGGTGGCCTCGACATGCGCCTGGTGGCGCGCCAGCCGGTGGGGCGCGAGGCGCTCTTCGCCGCGCGCGACAAGCTGCTTGAGCGCGCCAGACAAGACCCGGTGCTGGGCGAGGTACGCGCCACCACCGGCCAGCCGGTGCCCGCGCTGGACCTGAAGATCGACTACCGCAAGGCCGAGGCCTTCGGCGTCGATGCCGATACCGTGCACCACACGCTGTCGGCCACGCTGGGCTCGCGCTATATCGACGAAGTCGCGCGCGAGGGCCGCGTGCGGCGCGTGATCCTGCAGGCCGACGCGCCCTTCCGCATGCGGCCGGATCAGCTCGCGCGCGTGCACGTGCGCAACGCACAGGGCGCGATGGTGTCGCTGGCCGCGTTCGCCTCGCTGGAATGGGGACGCGGCGAGGTCACGCTCGAGCGCTTCGACGGCTTCAGCTCGGTGCGCATCAATGCCGAGGTGGCGCCGGGCTACACCACCGGCGCGGCCATGACGCGGCTGGCCGAACTGGTGCGCGAGCTCGGGCCGGAATACGACGTGCGCTGGACCGGGCGCGCCTTCGAACAGGAGCAGACCGGCACGCAGGCGCCGTGGCTGTTCGCGCTGTCGCTGCTGTTTATCTTCCTATGCCTGGTGGCGCTGTATGAAAGCTGGACCCTGCCGCTGGCGGTGATCGCGATCGTGCCGACCGGCCTGATGGGCGCGGCCGCGGCGATCTGGCTACGCGGCATGCCCAACGACGTCTACTTCAAGGTGGGCGTGGTGGTGATCATGGGGCTGGCGGCCAAGAACGCGATCCTGATCGTCGAATATGCCGAGCAGTTGCGGCGCAGCGGTGCGGGCACCATGGGCGCGGTGGAGGCCGCCACGCGCGCGGCGCGCCAGCGGCTGCGGCCGGTGGTGATGACCTCGCTGGCCTTTGTGCTGGGCGTGGTGCCGCTGGCGATCAGCACCGGCCCGGGCGCGGGTGCGCAGCAGGCGGTCGGCACCGGCGTGCTGGGCGGCATGCTAGGTGCGACGGTGCTGGGTACGCTGGCAGTGCCGCTGCTCTATGCAGCGATCGCGCGCAGGTTGCCGCGCGCGCAGCCGGAACCCGGACACGACGCGACCGCCACGCAGCCGCCTTCGGCATGA
- a CDS encoding c-type cytochrome has translation MSDVHNEHDEHESPIKTPKQLIAVVIAAFLVPIIVIILLVNFVGHGSTESAGAATTAEAVNDRIKPVASLEIKDPNAPRVFKTGEQVYKEICAACHATGAAGAPKYANAGDWAARIGQGFDGLMKSVMNGKGAMAARAGTTPDDYADYELARAVVYMADAGGAKFPEPAAPAAAAPATAAAPEAAAAPAAAAAPAPAAPAAAAPAAAAAAPAAAPAASADVGKKVYEQVCAACHAAGVAGAPKFGDKAAWAPRLKEGMDAVHNFALKGKGVMPPKGGYAGPDADVIAASDYMASAAK, from the coding sequence ATGAGCGACGTCCACAACGAACACGACGAACACGAGTCTCCCATCAAAACCCCGAAGCAGCTGATCGCAGTCGTGATCGCGGCTTTCCTGGTGCCGATCATCGTGATCATTCTGCTGGTCAACTTTGTCGGACACGGCTCGACGGAAAGCGCCGGAGCTGCCACCACGGCGGAAGCCGTCAACGACCGCATCAAGCCGGTTGCCTCGCTCGAAATCAAGGATCCCAACGCGCCGCGCGTCTTCAAGACGGGCGAGCAGGTCTACAAGGAAATCTGCGCCGCGTGCCACGCTACCGGCGCCGCGGGTGCACCCAAGTACGCCAACGCCGGCGACTGGGCCGCGCGCATCGGCCAGGGCTTTGACGGCCTGATGAAGTCGGTGATGAACGGCAAGGGCGCGATGGCCGCGCGCGCCGGCACCACGCCGGACGACTACGCCGACTACGAACTGGCCCGTGCCGTGGTTTACATGGCCGATGCCGGCGGCGCCAAGTTCCCGGAGCCGGCTGCCCCGGCTGCCGCCGCGCCGGCGACCGCCGCAGCCCCTGAAGCAGCCGCCGCTCCGGCCGCCGCTGCCGCGCCTGCACCGGCAGCGCCCGCTGCTGCGGCCCCGGCAGCTGCTGCCGCCGCACCCGCTGCTGCGCCGGCCGCTTCGGCCGACGTGGGCAAGAAGGTCTACGAGCAGGTCTGCGCCGCCTGCCACGCCGCCGGCGTAGCCGGTGCGCCCAAGTTCGGCGACAAGGCCGCCTGGGCGCCGCGCCTGAAGGAAGGCATGGACGCGGTCCACAACTTTGCGCTCAAGGGCAAGGGCGTGATGCCGCCCAAGGGTGGCTACGCTGGCCCGGACGCGGACGTGATCGCCGCCTCGGACTATATGGCCAGCGCCGCCAAGTAA
- the htpX gene encoding protease HtpX, translating into MKRVLLFLATNLAVMLVLSITASVLGVNRFLTANGLNLGTLLAFAALMGFGGAFISLLMSKTIAKWSTGAQVITHPSTSTELWLVQTVEKLAQRAGLPMPEVAIYDGEPNAFATGATRNSSLVAVSTGLLQSMSHEEVEAVLAHEVAHVANGDMVTLTLIQGVVNTFVIFLARVVGYFVDSMLRKNDEESSGPGIGYMVTVVICEIVFGILASIIVAWFSRRREFRADAGAAGMMGTPTPMVAALRRLGGLEPDGLPQNMQAMGIAGGKSWMALFSSHPPIEQRIAALQSAR; encoded by the coding sequence ATGAAACGCGTATTGCTTTTCCTGGCGACCAACCTCGCCGTCATGCTTGTCCTCAGCATCACCGCCAGCGTGCTGGGGGTGAACCGCTTCCTGACCGCCAACGGCCTGAACCTGGGCACGCTGCTGGCGTTCGCCGCCCTGATGGGCTTCGGTGGCGCCTTTATCTCGCTGCTGATGTCCAAGACCATCGCCAAGTGGTCGACCGGCGCGCAGGTCATCACCCATCCCAGCACCAGCACCGAGTTGTGGCTGGTGCAGACCGTCGAAAAACTGGCGCAGCGCGCCGGCCTGCCGATGCCGGAAGTCGCCATCTACGATGGCGAACCCAATGCCTTCGCCACCGGCGCGACCAGGAACAGTTCGCTGGTAGCGGTGTCCACCGGCCTGCTGCAATCGATGTCCCATGAAGAAGTGGAAGCGGTGCTGGCGCACGAGGTCGCACACGTGGCCAACGGCGACATGGTCACGCTGACGCTGATCCAGGGCGTGGTCAACACGTTTGTGATCTTCCTGGCGCGCGTGGTCGGCTACTTCGTCGATTCGATGCTGCGCAAGAACGATGAGGAATCGAGCGGCCCGGGCATCGGCTACATGGTCACGGTGGTCATCTGCGAAATCGTGTTCGGCATCCTGGCCAGCATCATCGTGGCCTGGTTCTCGCGCCGCCGCGAATTCCGTGCCGATGCGGGCGCGGCCGGCATGATGGGCACGCCCACGCCGATGGTGGCGGCGTTGCGCCGCCTGGGCGGCCTGGAGCCGGATGGCCTGCCGCAGAACATGCAGGCGATGGGCATTGCCGGCGGCAAGTCGTGGATGGCGCTGTTCTCCAGCCACCCGCCGATCGAGCAGCGCATTGCCGCGCTGCAATCGGCGCGCTGA
- the rnk gene encoding nucleoside diphosphate kinase regulator, translating to MTATKTNTATLYLTELDVTRLERIASRAASAQLEDMLDSLLARATIVAPEEIPTDVVTMNTRLVCNLPGEQAPRNWTLVYPDAADFDAGRLSVLSPVGQALLGARAGQTVSYRLPDGREQQVSVAGIAFQPEASGQYTL from the coding sequence ATGACGGCCACCAAAACGAATACCGCCACCCTGTACCTGACCGAACTCGACGTGACCCGCCTGGAGCGCATCGCCAGCCGCGCCGCCTCGGCGCAACTTGAGGACATGCTCGACAGCTTGCTGGCGCGCGCCACCATCGTCGCGCCCGAAGAGATCCCGACCGACGTGGTCACCATGAACACGCGCCTGGTCTGCAACCTGCCGGGCGAGCAGGCCCCGCGCAACTGGACGCTGGTGTACCCCGACGCGGCCGACTTTGATGCCGGCCGCCTGTCGGTGCTGTCGCCAGTGGGCCAGGCGCTGCTGGGCGCGCGCGCCGGCCAGACCGTCAGCTACCGGCTGCCCGACGGCCGCGAGCAGCAGGTGAGTGTCGCCGGGATCGCGTTCCAGCCGGAAGCCAGCGGCCAGTACACGCTTTGA
- a CDS encoding Cd(II)/Pb(II)-responsive transcriptional regulator: MRIGELSRTSGCDVETIRYYEREGLLDAPRREANGYRRYDDGHLVQLNFVRHCRSLGMGLSDVRRLREFERNPSQDCDDINTLLDRQIAQIHAQRVALEALEGQLRALRETCHHHQPASECGILQNLQQAAAGAACECHAGAHEAGHAANG, translated from the coding sequence ATGCGCATCGGCGAACTCTCCCGTACCAGCGGCTGCGATGTTGAGACCATCCGCTATTACGAACGCGAAGGCCTGCTCGACGCGCCGCGGCGCGAGGCCAACGGCTATCGCCGCTATGACGACGGCCACCTGGTCCAGCTGAATTTCGTGCGCCACTGCCGCTCGCTCGGCATGGGCCTGTCGGATGTACGGCGGCTGCGTGAGTTCGAGCGCAATCCGTCGCAGGACTGCGACGACATCAATACGCTGCTGGACCGCCAGATCGCGCAGATCCATGCGCAGCGGGTGGCGCTGGAGGCGCTTGAGGGGCAGTTGCGCGCGCTGCGCGAGACCTGCCACCACCACCAGCCCGCCAGTGAGTGCGGCATCCTGCAGAACCTGCAGCAGGCCGCGGCCGGCGCGGCCTGTGAATGCCATGCGGGCGCGCACGAGGCTGGGCATGCTGCCAACGGGTGA